A window of Excalfactoria chinensis isolate bCotChi1 chromosome Z, bCotChi1.hap2, whole genome shotgun sequence contains these coding sequences:
- the S1PR3 gene encoding sphingosine 1-phosphate receptor 3: MSTVTVIPAAVVGTEGNEEMDSLIVLHYNYTGKLILKEKATDNIDFTTVAFLILCSFIVLENLMVLIAIWKNNKFHNRMYFFIGNLALCDLLAGIVYKVNILMSGKKTLSLSSTVWFIREGSMFVALGASTFSLLAIAIERHLTMIKMRPYDANKKYRVFLLIGTCWLISISLGALPILGWNCINNLPDCSTILPLYSKKYVVFCISIFIAILVAIVILYARIYILVKSSSRNVTNHNNSERSMALLRTVVIVVSVFIACWSPLFILFLIDVACQVKECSVLFKANWFIALAVINSAMNPIIYTLASKEMRRAFFRLVCGCLVRSRAARSLSIQPTPDHSRSKSSSSNTQKPKDDFPQMSVPSCVIEKNESSFYNGSFCK; encoded by the coding sequence ATGTCAACAGTTACTGTGATACCTGCTGCTGTTGTTGGTACTGAAGGAAATGAGGAAATGGACTCTCTGATTGTACTGCATTATAATTACACAGGAAAGCttattctgaaggaaaaggcaACTGATAACATAGACTTTACAACTGTTGCATTTCTGATTCTGTGTAGTTTCATAGTCCTGGAAAATCTGATGGTGTTGATTGCCATTtggaaaaacaataaatttCACAACCGCATGTACTTTTTCATTGGCAATCTAGCTCTCTGTGATCTTTTAGCTGGGATTGTTTACAAAGTAAATATTCTTATGTctgggaagaaaacactgagctTGTCCTCCACAGTCTGGTTTATTAGGGAAGGCAGTATGTTCGTTGCATTGGGAGCCTCCACTTTCAGCTTATTAGCAATAGCTATTGAACGACACTTGACAATGATTAAGATGAGGCCTTAtgatgcaaataaaaaatacaggGTGTTCCTTCTCATTGGAACCTGCTGGCTTATTTCAATCTCTTTGGGTGCCTTGCCCATCCTTGGCTGGAACTGTATAAACAACTTGCCAGATTGCTCAACGATTTTGCCTCTTTACTCCAAGAAGTATGTCGTATTCTGCATTAGTATCTTCATAGCCATTCTTGTAGCCATTGTTATTCTTTATGCACGCATCTACATCCTGGTAAAGTCCAGCAGTCGTAATGTCACTAACCATAACAACTCAGAGCGGTCCATGGCACTCCTTAGGACTGTTGTGATTGTTGTTAGTGTCTTCATTGCCTGCTGGTCGCCattgttcattttgttccttATTGATGTGGCCTGCCAAGTTAAGGAGTGCTCTGTCCTATTCAAAGCCAACTGGTTTATAGCTCTAGCTGTCATCAATTCTGCAATGAATCCTATCATCTATACTTTGGCTAGTAAGGAAATGCGTCGAGCTTTCTTTCGACTTGTTTGTGGGTGCCTGGTGAGATCCAGGGCAGCCAGATCTTTGTCTATCCAGCCCACACCAGATCACAGTCGAAGTaaatccagcagcagcaacaccCAGAAGCCAAAGGATGATTTCCCACAGATGAGCGTTCCCTCATGTGTCATTGAGAAAAATGAGTCTTCATTTTACAATGGAAGCTTCTGTAAGTAA